In one Gossypium hirsutum isolate 1008001.06 chromosome D09, Gossypium_hirsutum_v2.1, whole genome shotgun sequence genomic region, the following are encoded:
- the LOC107890760 gene encoding myosin heavy chain IB codes for MSQYRAQQQAPVDEPEANPQGEDHVPDDEQQDENDKDSQPSEPKGDYLNVASRPFLMKILQKQGDSKVLFADKVLKFTASGKMKRRNLIITDFAVYIVDPETDGLKRRIALAAVDKMCLSDLNDNFLSIIIPTEYDLLMASTRKTEIATCLFEAIKTSAQYELEVSFSSSFEYNATADLVKEVQFEEVEGGVRTRILMKK; via the exons ATGAGCCAATACAGGGCACAACAGCAAGCCCCAGTCGACGAACCGGAGGCCAACCCCCAGGGCGAAGACCATGTACCTGACGACGAACAACAAGATGAAAACGATAAGGATTCGCAACCATCAGAACCCAAAGGAGACTACTTGAATGTCGCTTCCCGGCCCTTCTTAATGAAGATCTTGCAAAAACAAG GTGACAGTAAAGTTTTGTTTGCGGATAAAGTGTTGAAGTTCACTGCATCAGGGAAGATGAAACGACGGAATCTTATAATCACAGATTTCGCCGTTTATATTGTTGATCCTGAAACCGATGGGCTTAAACGCCGGATAGCTTTAGCAGCCGTAGATAAGATGTGTCTGAGCGATTTAAACGATAACTTCCTCTCCATTATCATTCCAACCGAGTATGATTTACTAATGGCTAGTACTCGCAAAACTGAAATTGCTACTTGCTTATTTGAAGCTATCAAAACTAGCGCTCAATATGAACTTGAGGTCTCTTTTTCCAGTAG CTTTGAATATAATGCTACTGCCGATCTGGTAAAGGAAGTTCAGTTCGAGGAAGTTGAAG GGGGTGTTAGAACTAGAATTCTGATGAAAAAATAG